The DNA window TCTCCCCCGCCTTCACCGAGTACGTCTTCATTCGTTCTGCCCACCTCAAAAAAACCGCCCGGCGGGACGGATGCCGAGCGCGTGAAAATGATAGCCCGTGAAGCTATTCAGCGCTTCGCATGAAGTCAATCGCGGGTCAATCGCGGGTGGAGGCGCATCTTCGGACGGGACGAGAGGGCGACGCGTCCCGACGCGGGACGTTTCCGGCCCGGGGCGCGCCGTCGCCGACATGGCGAACGAGCCCGGACCGCTCGGCGCCCGCGCGCAGCCGCGAAAGGCCGCGCTCCTTGAGTTGGCGCGTCCGCTCCCGGGACACGTCGAGGGCAGCCGAGATCTCGGCTGGCGTCTGCGGCCGCTCGAAGCCCAGACCGAAGTATCGGCGCACGACCTCCGATTCGAGCGGCGGGAGGTCGGCCAGACTCGCCTCGATGGCGTCCTGCAGCCGCTCCCGAATCAGTCCGGCTCCGGGCTCGGGCGCCTGTTCGTCTGCCAGCAGTTCCTCGAAGGTGCAGGTGCCCCCGGGGGCCATCTCGTCGAGAGAAAAGCGGTGCGGGGCGGGTTCGCCGCGCGGCCGATGATCGCCGTAGTCGGCGATGGCCTGCGTCATGGCCCGCCGCACCCAGTAATGCGCGTAGCTGATGAAACGGACGCCGCGCTCCGGGTCGAACCGGTCGGCGGCGCGCACGAGTCCCAGATTCCCCTCGTTCACGAGGTCGGCCAGCGGAACCCCGCGGCCCCGGTAGCCGCGCGCGACCGACACGACGAAGCGGAGATTCGCACTGACGAGCCGTACCCGCGCCGCCTGGTCGCCGGCCCGACTTCGCCGCGCCAGTTCCACTTCGGCTTCCGCGTCGAGCAGGGTCTCGCGACCGATGTCCGTCAGGTAGCGTTCGAAGATGCGGACCATTCCGGGTCGAACTCAGTCGACGCCGCGCAGAATCCGGCCCCAGCGGATCTCGGTGAGCCAGGACCAGGGGCCCCTCGGCTCGCGAGCGTACGAATAGTACACCAGGAAGGGCGTCCCCCGGATCGCATCCCTGGGCACGAAGCCCCAGTAGCGGGAGTCTTCGGAGTTCGACCGGTTGTCGCCCATGACGAAGTAGCTGTCTCCGGGCACCACGAGAGGACCCCAGTTGTTTCGCGTCGTCACCGCCCCGGAGCGGCGCGCGCCATCGGTCAGGAACCGGCGCTGCCACGCGAACTTCGGGCTCGGGGCGTCGGGGAAGTTCGACGCGGCCTTCACGTAGGGCTCCTCGAACGGAACCCCGTTCACGAAGAGCCGCGCCCGCCGCATGCGCAGCGTATCTCCCGGCATCCCGACGATCCGCTTCACGTAGTTCGTGCGCGGGGGCTGTTCGGCGGACTCGGGCGGCGCGAACACGATGACGTCGCCGCGCGAGGGCTCACCGAAGGCGGGAAGCTCGAGGTCGGTGCCGGGGATTTCGGCTCCGTACACCATCTTGTTGACGAGGAGGAAGTCGCCGATAAGAAGCGTGTTCTCCATCGAGGCGGTCGGGATCTGGAAGGCCTCCACGACGAAGGTCCGGATGAAGAGGAACAGGACGAGGGCGACGAAGATGGACTTCGTCCATTCCCACATCCACCGGCCGACGGACGCGTCGCGTCCCCTCCGCGCCCGGATCGAGGGAGCCCGGAACCTGCGGACTCGCCGACGCCCCTCGGCGTCCTCTTCCATTCCCTCAGTCGGTCGTTCCTCCATCCCACCCTTCCCTGTTCCACAAGCCGGTGATTGGCGGTCCCGTGCGCGGTCCGGTTTCACGTCCCGAATCCGGGCCGGCCGCACTCTGTGATGTACGGGGGAACCTCAACGCGGTCTCACCGCCCGGGCTCACCAATCGACATCGATCTGCGCGCGCTGCAGCGTGCCGCTGTAATCGACGTACGCCACCTTCGTTTCCGTGTAGAACTCGTAGACTTCCCACCCCCCTTCACGGTGCCCGTTGCCCGTGTTTTTGACGCCGCCGAAGGGGAGGTGCGCCTCCGCGCCGATGGTGGGCGCGTTCACATAGGTGATGCCGTTGTCGAGTTCCTCCACGGCGCGGAAGGACGCGGTCACGTCCCGCGTGTAGATCGACGACGAGAGCCCGTATGGAACTTCGTTGTTGATATCGAAGGCTTCGTCGATCGTGTCGAAGCGGATCACGGAGAGCACCGGCCCGAAGATCTCCTCGCGCGCGGCCCGGTGTTCCCGTTCGACGCCCGCGAGAACCGTCGGCTCGAAGAACCAGCCGTCGGCGAGGCCGCTCTCCGCCGGCCGCCCGCCCCCCGTCGCGACGGTCGCCCCCTCCTCGCGGGCGATCGCGATGTAGCGCTCGCACTTCTCGCGAGCCGCCTCGTGGATGAGCGGACCCACGTCGACGCCGGCCTCCTGCCCGTCGCCGAGGCGGAGGGAGCGCGCTTCGTAGCACAGTTTCTCCACGAACTCGTCGTGGACCTCGTTCTGCACGAGGAGCCGGCTCGTCGCGGTGCAGCGCTGCCCGGTCGTGCCGAAGGCGCCCCATAGCACGCCCTCGAGGGCGAGGTCGAGATCCGCGTCCGACATGACGATCTGTGCGTTCTTGCCGCCCATCTCGAGGGAGAGGCGCTTGTGCAGGCGCCCCGCGACCTCGCCGATCCGGCTGCCCGTCTCGGTGGATCCGGTGAAGGAGAGCCCGGGGATGCCGGGGTGTTCGACAATGGCGCGGCCGATCGTCTCGCCGCGGCCGTGCAGCAACTGCACGCACTCGGGCGGCAGGCCGGCCTCGAGCAGGATTTCCACGAACCGATGCGCGCTGTGGGGCACGTCTTCCGAGGGCTTGTAGATGATGCTGTTCCCGCAGAGCAGCGCGGGG is part of the Candidatus Palauibacter polyketidifaciens genome and encodes:
- the lepB gene encoding signal peptidase I, whose product is MWEWTKSIFVALVLFLFIRTFVVEAFQIPTASMENTLLIGDFLLVNKMVYGAEIPGTDLELPAFGEPSRGDVIVFAPPESAEQPPRTNYVKRIVGMPGDTLRMRRARLFVNGVPFEEPYVKAASNFPDAPSPKFAWQRRFLTDGARRSGAVTTRNNWGPLVVPGDSYFVMGDNRSNSEDSRYWGFVPRDAIRGTPFLVYYSYAREPRGPWSWLTEIRWGRILRGVD
- a CDS encoding aldehyde dehydrogenase family protein; its protein translation is MAEKFLNYVAGEWVAPATGEYIENRNPARTSDLIGLFPDTGAAELDAAVASAQRGFERWSRTPAPERGLVLKAAGDLLTRHKEDLARTATREMGKVLDETRGDVQEAIDTAYYAAVEGRRLFGRTAPSELRSKWAMSFRRPIGVFGIITPFNFPVAVPSWKIFPALLCGNSIIYKPSEDVPHSAHRFVEILLEAGLPPECVQLLHGRGETIGRAIVEHPGIPGLSFTGSTETGSRIGEVAGRLHKRLSLEMGGKNAQIVMSDADLDLALEGVLWGAFGTTGQRCTATSRLLVQNEVHDEFVEKLCYEARSLRLGDGQEAGVDVGPLIHEAAREKCERYIAIAREEGATVATGGGRPAESGLADGWFFEPTVLAGVEREHRAAREEIFGPVLSVIRFDTIDEAFDINNEVPYGLSSSIYTRDVTASFRAVEELDNGITYVNAPTIGAEAHLPFGGVKNTGNGHREGGWEVYEFYTETKVAYVDYSGTLQRAQIDVDW
- a CDS encoding sigma-70 family RNA polymerase sigma factor; its protein translation is MVRIFERYLTDIGRETLLDAEAEVELARRSRAGDQAARVRLVSANLRFVVSVARGYRGRGVPLADLVNEGNLGLVRAADRFDPERGVRFISYAHYWVRRAMTQAIADYGDHRPRGEPAPHRFSLDEMAPGGTCTFEELLADEQAPEPGAGLIRERLQDAIEASLADLPPLESEVVRRYFGLGFERPQTPAEISAALDVSRERTRQLKERGLSRLRAGAERSGLVRHVGDGAPRAGNVPRRDASPSRPVRRCASTRD